Within Amycolatopsis sp. cg5, the genomic segment TGCGTGACCCCTTCAGCGCGTACGGCCGCGCCCGCGAGCAGGCCCCACTGGCACGGGTCGGCGCGCCGGAATTCGGGCCGATGTGGGCCGTGACCAGGCACGACGATGCCAAGCGGCTGCTGGTCGACCCGCGCTTCGAGATCAGCACCGACAGCTTCATGCGCCCCGACGTGGCCGCCGAGTACCTGCCCTACCTGCGAACCATGAGCGAGATGGCGCCGAGCGAACATCTGCGCCAGCGACGGCTGGTGGCGCCCGCGTTCACCCCCAGGCGAGCCGCCGAGTTCCGGCCGAGGATCGAGCCGATCGTCGAGCGGCTGCTCGACGATCTCACCGACGGGGATCTGCTCACCGGGTTCGCCCAGCGCCTGCCCATGGAGGTGATCTGCGAACTCGTCGGCATCGACGAAGCGAATCGTCCGCGATGGCGGGAGTACGGCGCGGCGGTCGCCATGGGCGCCGGGCCGAAGTTCGCCGGAGCCGTCCCCGGCATCCTCGAAGGCGCCAAGGAAGCGGTGGCGCGGAAGCGGGCCGAACCGGGCGATGACGTGATCTCGGATCTGCTCCGCGCCCAGTCCGAGGACGGCGACCGGCTCAGCGACGCCGAACTCGTCACGCTCGTCTGGCATCTCGTGCTCGCCGGGCAGACGCCGGTCAACCTCATCGCCAACGCGATCGAGGTGCTGCTGACCAACCCCGGCGACCGCGCGGCGTTCCACGGAAACCCGGCAGGCGCCGTCGACGAGCTGACCCGCCTGCACGGCCCGGGACTGCTGACGATTCCGCGCTACGCGAGGGAAGACGTCGAACTGCTCGGCACCGAGATCGCCCAGGGCGAGCCGGTGCTGACCGTGATCGCCGCCGCCAATCGCGATCCGCGCGTGTTCACCGATCCGGACCGGCTGATTCCCGGCAGGACGGCCGGCCACCTCGGCTTCGCGCACGGGCCGCACTTCTGCCTCGGCGCGTCGCTGGCGCGGGTCGAAACCGAGGTCGCGCTCACCGTCTTGCTGCGGCGCTTCCCCGATCTCGCGATCAAGGAAGCCGAGCGCGCGCCCGATCCCGGCACGTGGCGGCTGTCGTCGCTGGTCGTCAGCCTCTGACGTCGCCGAGCGACTCGAGGAGTTTGCGCAGCGTCCCGACCAGCTCGTCGAACTCGGTTCCGCTGAGCGCCGAGAGCAGGCGCGTCTCGGTGGCGAGATGGTCGGGCAGCGCGCGGTCGATCAGCGCCAGGCCTTCGGGGGTGAGCTCGACCTGGACGCCGCGGCCGTCCGAAGCCCGCTCGGCGCGGACGACGAGGCCGCGCGCCTCCAGCTTGTCGAGGCGCTGGGTGACCGCGCCCGAGGTCACCATCGAGGCCTTCATCAGCTCGGTCGGGCTCAGCGGCGTTCCGCCACGGCGGAGCGTCGCGAGCACGTCGAACGAGGCGGAGTCGAGGTCGTGCTCCTTGAAGGTCTGGCGCAGTTCGGCGTCGACCAGCTGCCAGAGCCGCTTCAGCCGCCCGATCACGGCCATCGGCGAGACGTCCACGTCAGGACGCTGCTCGGCCCACTGCTGCACGATGAAGTCGACGTGGTCTGCCATGTGGATACCTTAGCGATGAGACAAAACACTGGCGGATAGCTTAGCGATAAGATACTTTGTCTTAGTGCTAAGCAACCGGATCGCCCTCATCGCCGTCACCGCGCTGGCGCCCGCCATCTGGGGCACCACCTACCTGGTCACCACCGAGTTCCTGCCGCCGGACCGGCCGCTGTTCGCGGCACTCGTGCGGGCGCTGCCCGTCGGCCTCCTGCTGGTCGCGCTCACCCGCCGGCTGCCGCGCGGGCAGTGGTGGTGGCGTTCGCTCGTACTGGGCACGCTCAACATCGGCGTGTTCCTCGCGCTGCTGTTCGTCGCCGCCTACCGGCTGCCCGGCGGCGTCGCCGCGACCGTCGGGGCCATCCAGCCGCTGATCGTGGCCGTGCTCGCGAGCGGGCTGCTCGGCGAACGGCTCTCGGCGCGCACCGCGATCGCGGGCATCGCGGGCGTGGCCGGTGTCAGCCTGCTGGTGCTGCGCGCCGGCGCCAAGCTGGACGCGCTCGGCGTCGCGGCGGCACTCGGCGGCGCGGCCGTCATGGCCACCGGGGTCGTGCTCAGCAAGCGCTGGACCTCGCCGGCGCCGCTGCTGGCGACCACCGGCTGGCAGCTCGTCGCGGGCGGGCTGGTGCTGCTGCCGGTCGCGCTGCTCGTCGAGGGACCGCCGCCGTCCGGGCTGACCGCCGGCAACGTGCTCGGCTACGCCTACCTCGCGATTCCCGGCGCCGCCGTGGCGTACGCGCTGTGGTTCCGCGGCATCCGCGGCCTGTCCGCCACCAACGTCACCTTCCTCAGCCTGCTCAGCCCGCTGGTCGCCACCACGGTCGGCTGGCTCGTGCTCGGCCAGAGCCTGACGGCCGCCCAGCTGCTGGGCGCCGTGATCGTCCTCGCCGCGCTCGTCGCGGCCCAGATCCCACTCAAGAAGAAGGAGAACCATGCGGATCACAGTGTTCGGAGCGGCGGGCAGCGTCGGGAGCGCGGTGGTGACCGAAGCGCGCTCGCGCGGACATGAGGTGACGCCCGTCAGCCGCCGGCCGTCCACGACGATGCGCACCGGCGACGCCACGAACGTCGAGGACGTGGCATCGCTCAGCGAAGGCCAGGACGTGCTGATCAGCGCGACGCGCCCGGCGCCGGGCAGCGGACCTGAGCTCGTCGCGGCCGCGAAAGCGTTGCTGGCGGGCACGAAATGCCGGTTGCTGCTCGTCGGCGGGGCCGCGAGCCTGCGGGTCGCGGACGGCACGATCCTGTCCGACACCCCGGACTTCCCCGCCGAGATCCGAGAGATCGCCTTGGCCTGCAACGAACAGCTCGCCGCCTGCCGCGCGGCGTCCGATGTGGACTGGACGTACCTGAGCCCGCCCGCCTCGCTGGAACCCGGCGTCCGCACCGGAAGTTACCGGGTCGGCGCGGACGATCTGCTCGTCGACGCGAACGGTCTTTCGTCGATCTCGGTGGAAGACTTCGCGGTCGCGCTGGTCGACGAGGCGGAACGACCCCGCCACCGCGG encodes:
- a CDS encoding MarR family winged helix-turn-helix transcriptional regulator — its product is MADHVDFIVQQWAEQRPDVDVSPMAVIGRLKRLWQLVDAELRQTFKEHDLDSASFDVLATLRRGGTPLSPTELMKASMVTSGAVTQRLDKLEARGLVVRAERASDGRGVQVELTPEGLALIDRALPDHLATETRLLSALSGTEFDELVGTLRKLLESLGDVRG
- a CDS encoding NAD(P)-dependent oxidoreductase; this translates as MTEARSRGHEVTPVSRRPSTTMRTGDATNVEDVASLSEGQDVLISATRPAPGSGPELVAAAKALLAGTKCRLLLVGGAASLRVADGTILSDTPDFPAEIREIALACNEQLAACRAASDVDWTYLSPPASLEPGVRTGSYRVGADDLLVDANGLSSISVEDFAVALVDEAERPRHRGTRFTVGY
- a CDS encoding EamA family transporter produces the protein MLSNRIALIAVTALAPAIWGTTYLVTTEFLPPDRPLFAALVRALPVGLLLVALTRRLPRGQWWWRSLVLGTLNIGVFLALLFVAAYRLPGGVAATVGAIQPLIVAVLASGLLGERLSARTAIAGIAGVAGVSLLVLRAGAKLDALGVAAALGGAAVMATGVVLSKRWTSPAPLLATTGWQLVAGGLVLLPVALLVEGPPPSGLTAGNVLGYAYLAIPGAAVAYALWFRGIRGLSATNVTFLSLLSPLVATTVGWLVLGQSLTAAQLLGAVIVLAALVAAQIPLKKKENHADHSVRSGGQRRERGGDRSALART
- a CDS encoding cytochrome P450; this encodes MVPEIELTDLQVLRDPFSAYGRAREQAPLARVGAPEFGPMWAVTRHDDAKRLLVDPRFEISTDSFMRPDVAAEYLPYLRTMSEMAPSEHLRQRRLVAPAFTPRRAAEFRPRIEPIVERLLDDLTDGDLLTGFAQRLPMEVICELVGIDEANRPRWREYGAAVAMGAGPKFAGAVPGILEGAKEAVARKRAEPGDDVISDLLRAQSEDGDRLSDAELVTLVWHLVLAGQTPVNLIANAIEVLLTNPGDRAAFHGNPAGAVDELTRLHGPGLLTIPRYAREDVELLGTEIAQGEPVLTVIAAANRDPRVFTDPDRLIPGRTAGHLGFAHGPHFCLGASLARVETEVALTVLLRRFPDLAIKEAERAPDPGTWRLSSLVVSL